From a single Sporosarcina oncorhynchi genomic region:
- a CDS encoding nitric oxide synthase oxygenase, giving the protein MVQSAATTNLLMEATHFITTCYDELGLSKEIQMKRMEEIENEIRSTGTYSHTISELTHGAKMAWRNSNRCIGRLLWNTLHVNDARNVTTAEGAFEKLLAHIDSATNDGKIQSTITVFAPRNNGEDPIRIWNHQLLRYAGFQDEDQVIGDSTSIKLTKMCEQMGWKGNKTPFDILPLVIQESGKRPELFEIPNEVVKEVKITHPQYDDFKTLGIKWYAVPIISDMRLEIGGIDYPMAPFNGWYMGTEIGARNLADEERYNLLPKVAEIMGLDTRSNRSLWIDKALIELNIAVLHSYQKAGVTLVDHHTAAKQFKIFEENELKNGRPVTGNWAWLNPPLSPATTHIYHKPYKNDILTPNYFHQKNPEET; this is encoded by the coding sequence ATGGTTCAATCTGCAGCTACTACTAATTTGCTAATGGAAGCAACACATTTTATAACGACTTGTTACGATGAACTTGGGCTATCCAAAGAAATTCAAATGAAACGAATGGAAGAAATCGAAAATGAAATTAGGAGTACTGGCACTTATTCTCATACGATTTCGGAGTTAACACACGGCGCAAAAATGGCTTGGCGTAATAGCAACCGTTGTATTGGACGACTACTTTGGAATACGTTACACGTTAACGATGCACGAAATGTAACGACTGCAGAAGGTGCTTTCGAGAAATTACTAGCGCATATTGATAGTGCAACAAATGATGGCAAAATCCAATCTACAATTACAGTTTTTGCACCTAGGAACAACGGAGAAGACCCTATTCGAATTTGGAACCATCAATTACTGCGTTATGCAGGATTTCAAGATGAAGACCAAGTAATTGGTGACTCAACTTCCATCAAGTTGACAAAGATGTGCGAACAAATGGGGTGGAAAGGAAATAAGACCCCTTTCGATATTCTCCCACTAGTCATTCAGGAGTCAGGAAAAAGACCTGAGTTATTTGAAATTCCAAATGAAGTAGTTAAAGAAGTGAAAATAACCCATCCACAATATGATGATTTTAAAACACTAGGCATTAAATGGTATGCCGTACCGATTATTTCCGATATGCGTTTAGAGATAGGTGGAATCGATTATCCTATGGCTCCGTTTAATGGTTGGTATATGGGGACCGAAATTGGAGCAAGAAACTTAGCAGATGAAGAACGCTATAATTTATTACCAAAAGTTGCAGAGATCATGGGATTAGATACGAGGTCAAATCGATCGCTGTGGATTGACAAAGCGTTAATTGAATTAAATATCGCTGTGCTTCATTCTTATCAAAAGGCTGGTGTAACACTTGTTGACCATCATACAGCAGCGAAGCAATTCAAAATTTTCGAAGAAAATGAATTAAAAAACGGGCGACCGGTTACTGGTAATTGGGCGTGGCTTAATCCACCACTATCACCCGCGACAACGCACATTTACCATAAACCCTATAAAAACGATATTTTAACTCCTAACTACTTTCATCAAAAGAACCCTGAAGAAACGTAA
- a CDS encoding VCBS repeat-containing protein, translated as MNNNHQFNRTYSRPMVVAQAMGDVTGDKVPDHVYLTGTKTTDSPFVQQITLHVRDGRTGALTSVSLKENVGYSPALFLGDFTGNGVNEILISSNTGGSGGIMNYYIVSYLDNKPRLLFDFEAYNNLYEYTITYRDYYKVEVISKMNNEKYIIDISLKGMDYLNEIYDSRGKLKQPISGFVNPLSGLYPVDFDGNGVYELLAFQKIAGRYNADSLGFIQNTLGWNDNKFELQNQYVAIFGS; from the coding sequence ATGAATAATAATCATCAATTTAATAGGACATATAGTCGCCCAATGGTTGTTGCACAGGCTATGGGTGACGTGACAGGAGACAAAGTACCGGACCATGTTTATTTAACGGGCACAAAAACAACGGATAGCCCGTTCGTTCAACAGATTACATTACATGTCCGGGATGGCAGAACGGGTGCGCTGACAAGTGTTTCGCTGAAGGAAAATGTTGGGTATAGTCCAGCTTTATTTTTAGGAGATTTTACGGGTAATGGTGTCAATGAAATATTGATCAGCAGCAATACAGGCGGCAGCGGGGGAATTATGAACTATTATATCGTCTCCTATTTGGACAACAAACCGAGGCTGCTCTTCGATTTTGAAGCGTACAACAATCTGTACGAGTATACGATCACTTATCGGGATTATTATAAAGTGGAAGTGATCAGCAAGATGAATAATGAAAAATATATCATCGACATATCCTTAAAAGGTATGGACTATTTGAATGAAATATATGATAGTAGAGGAAAGTTGAAACAACCAATCAGCGGTTTCGTAAATCCGTTAAGCGGCTTATATCCAGTGGATTTTGACGGCAATGGCGTTTATGAGCTATTGGCATTTCAAAAGATCGCAGGCAGATACAATGCGGATTCGTTAGGGTTTATACAAAATACGTTGGGATGGAATGATAATAAGTTTGAATTGCAAAATCAGTATGTAGCTATTTTTGGTTCGTAA
- a CDS encoding PadR family transcriptional regulator — protein sequence MNVQFKKGVLNLCVLVLLDKQDRYGYELVQKISNQISISEGSVYPLLRRLTKEGYFTTYLKESTEGPPRKYYQLTDTGRAYLHEQLDEWKKFTEGVNTLIEEGVKND from the coding sequence TTGAATGTTCAATTCAAAAAAGGCGTGTTGAACTTGTGTGTACTCGTGCTTCTTGATAAGCAGGATCGTTACGGTTATGAACTCGTCCAAAAAATATCGAACCAAATCTCTATTTCTGAAGGATCGGTTTATCCCCTTCTGCGCCGATTGACGAAGGAAGGTTATTTTACAACTTATTTAAAAGAATCAACAGAAGGCCCTCCCCGTAAATATTACCAATTGACGGACACGGGTCGCGCTTATTTACATGAACAATTAGACGAGTGGAAGAAATTCACAGAAGGCGTCAATACATTAATTGAGGAAGGTGTAAAAAATGACTGA
- a CDS encoding DUF4097 family beta strand repeat-containing protein, whose amino-acid sequence MTEEQFINTLEKALDRLPIAERTDILLDTCEYFANGRTDGKSDQEIAVSLGDPVQIAEDLLAAYSFMNNDVQQHPNNELITITNSHFKNVDINVQQGAIIISPTHDTTTTTVEVTGAHKKLALYAKIIEETLFIHLKSSWYWFVLLNFNFKPVTVNISLPKKVYQSFIMKSNNGRIEATKILGETISAKTINGRIELREIAATSLTAGTGNGLLALQNIQADQIHVKTANGRIEMNTIDAETIFTKSNNGRIELTGVNGALTGATMNGRITLQTTHLDQPIDFQTNNGSIQIEARNEPTNVSVQAKTANGKINIFGEQNSRTVFGNGEHVIRLRSGNGRITVKSI is encoded by the coding sequence ATGACTGAAGAACAATTTATTAACACATTAGAAAAGGCATTAGACCGTTTACCAATTGCCGAACGAACCGATATTCTACTAGATACCTGTGAATACTTTGCAAATGGGCGTACAGACGGGAAATCAGATCAAGAAATCGCAGTTTCACTTGGCGATCCGGTACAAATCGCTGAAGATTTATTAGCTGCCTATTCATTTATGAATAATGATGTACAACAACATCCAAACAATGAACTAATCACCATTACGAATAGCCATTTTAAAAACGTTGATATTAACGTTCAACAGGGTGCGATTATCATTAGCCCTACTCATGATACAACAACAACAACTGTAGAAGTTACCGGTGCGCATAAAAAACTAGCGCTCTACGCTAAGATAATTGAAGAGACACTATTCATCCACTTAAAAAGTTCATGGTACTGGTTTGTCCTACTGAACTTTAATTTTAAACCAGTAACCGTAAACATTTCGCTACCTAAAAAAGTCTATCAATCATTTATCATGAAATCGAATAATGGACGCATTGAGGCGACAAAAATACTCGGGGAAACCATTTCTGCAAAAACGATTAATGGACGCATTGAATTACGCGAAATTGCAGCGACCTCTCTCACTGCTGGCACAGGAAATGGACTATTGGCGCTTCAAAATATTCAAGCCGATCAGATACATGTTAAAACAGCAAACGGACGCATTGAAATGAATACAATCGATGCAGAAACGATTTTTACAAAATCAAATAATGGACGTATTGAACTAACAGGTGTAAACGGGGCACTGACAGGCGCCACTATGAATGGGCGGATTACGCTCCAAACGACGCATCTCGATCAACCTATCGACTTTCAAACGAATAATGGGAGCATCCAAATTGAAGCGAGAAACGAACCGACAAATGTGTCTGTGCAAGCAAAAACAGCGAACGGGAAAATCAATATTTTTGGCGAGCAAAATTCACGGACTGTTTTTGGCAACGGCGAACACGTGATACGCCTGCGATCAGGAAATGGGCGGATTACGGTAAAGTCAATATGA
- a CDS encoding DUF1700 domain-containing protein translates to MNKEHFIKELRAATTKLPPNEQYEIIQDYEEYFAIGLLDGKTEEQISSSLGSPKAIGKELSATYQIEQAETNRTIGSFMRAMWTVIGLGFFNLVIVLGPFLVLASLLLSGWVAGIGFIAAPLLVLINVLIYPEIFELFDLFNSLVFCGLGIFIAIGTSLATKRFMNGFIRYMKFNTKLVKGGPKHA, encoded by the coding sequence ATGAATAAAGAACATTTTATAAAAGAACTACGGGCTGCCACAACAAAACTGCCGCCAAATGAACAATATGAAATTATACAGGACTATGAGGAATATTTTGCAATTGGGTTATTGGACGGGAAAACTGAAGAACAAATCTCAAGCTCTCTTGGCTCGCCAAAGGCAATCGGCAAAGAGCTATCTGCCACGTATCAAATAGAACAAGCAGAAACGAATAGAACAATCGGAAGTTTTATGAGAGCCATGTGGACGGTCATCGGGTTAGGATTCTTTAACCTCGTCATCGTACTTGGTCCATTCCTTGTCTTAGCCTCGCTTCTTTTGTCTGGCTGGGTTGCAGGTATTGGATTTATAGCGGCACCTCTTCTTGTCTTAATAAACGTCTTAATTTATCCCGAGATTTTTGAGCTTTTTGATTTATTTAATTCATTGGTCTTCTGTGGGCTTGGCATTTTTATTGCCATCGGTACATCTCTAGCAACAAAAAGGTTCATGAATGGGTTCATCCGCTATATGAAATTTAATACAAAACTTGTAAAAGGAGGACCCAAACATGCTTAA
- a CDS encoding DUF4097 family beta strand repeat-containing protein, which produces MLNIKRLSIIASLLLLIGIVGSIATYKFIAKPESLTEKIEDDHFTDIEISTNDGKIELVPTNEKNTRIEVSGHRLTDNFSAMVTNSTLSISYQEKTKKFYSFGLAQNSASMKIYIPRKSYHSIAVHANNGRLIVQELDADDMILKANNGKISASELKAKKIIVSAKDGSIDLQEIHSDELNVKSNNGRITANSLSGTTIELQAKDGSIDLQQIHSDELNVKSNNGRITANSLRGTTFKLQANDGRIRLTDVAADSISLDSRNGKIELEDVTGALLAQANDGSINLTTDKLDHPIDFSTHNGKIHIQTNHEPIDTEIQAQARNGSIKIFGKKESHAVFGTGENIIDLSSNDGRIIVEKQ; this is translated from the coding sequence ATGCTTAATATTAAAAGGCTCTCAATAATTGCTTCTCTTCTTTTACTCATCGGCATTGTTGGTAGTATTGCTACTTATAAATTCATAGCAAAACCCGAATCCTTAACAGAAAAAATTGAAGATGATCACTTCACTGACATCGAGATTTCGACAAACGATGGGAAAATTGAACTCGTACCAACAAATGAAAAAAATACACGCATCGAAGTTTCTGGCCATCGTCTTACCGATAACTTTTCAGCGATGGTTACCAATTCAACTTTATCGATTTCTTATCAAGAAAAAACAAAAAAATTCTATAGCTTCGGCCTCGCTCAAAATTCAGCCAGTATGAAAATTTATATTCCGAGAAAAAGCTATCATTCGATCGCAGTGCACGCCAACAATGGAAGGCTCATCGTACAAGAACTAGACGCCGACGACATGATCTTAAAGGCGAATAATGGAAAAATAAGTGCAAGTGAATTAAAAGCAAAGAAAATAATAGTAAGCGCAAAAGACGGGTCAATCGACTTACAGGAAATTCATTCAGATGAATTGAACGTCAAATCAAATAACGGTCGGATTACAGCGAACTCATTGAGTGGGACTACGATTGAACTACAAGCAAAAGATGGATCCATCGACTTGCAGCAAATCCATTCAGATGAATTGAACGTCAAATCAAATAACGGACGGATTACAGCGAACTCATTGCGTGGGACTACATTTAAACTACAAGCAAATGATGGGCGGATTCGTTTAACAGATGTTGCAGCGGATTCCATTTCTCTCGATTCACGTAATGGAAAAATTGAATTAGAGGACGTAACGGGTGCCCTTTTGGCACAAGCAAATGACGGCAGTATCAATTTAACCACTGACAAACTTGATCATCCAATTGATTTCTCTACGCATAACGGGAAGATTCATATTCAAACGAATCATGAGCCAATAGATACCGAAATTCAAGCACAAGCGAGAAATGGAAGTATAAAAATTTTCGGTAAAAAGGAGTCTCATGCTGTATTTGGTACGGGGGAAAACATAATTGACTTATCCTCAAATGACGGCAGGATCATCGTAGAAAAACAATAA
- a CDS encoding site-specific integrase → MVNQNDKNELFHVYYKRWVTVYKEGAIRKVTMAKYSMTHQWLEKLVPDLRVCHLSRLTYQRLLNDYATEHERQTTMDFHHQLKGAILDAVDEGLIDRDPTRKAIIKGKTPREKRPKYLNQFELHTLLTHLNLGSAINWDWLILLIAKTGMRFSEALALTPKDFDFTHQTLTINKTWDYKGDGGFLPTKNQSSNRKIQLDWQTVMQFSQMIKGLTEDTPIFIHGDGKVYNSTVNEILTRHCQKAGVPNISIHGLRHTHASLLLFAGVSIASVARRLGHASMTTTQKTYLHIIQELENKDVDLVMRSLSVLG, encoded by the coding sequence ATGGTAAATCAAAATGACAAAAATGAGCTATTCCACGTGTACTACAAACGTTGGGTAACCGTCTACAAAGAAGGTGCAATCCGCAAAGTGACGATGGCTAAATATTCAATGACACATCAATGGCTTGAAAAATTAGTACCTGACCTTCGCGTTTGCCACCTTAGCCGCCTTACCTATCAACGATTGTTGAATGACTACGCTACTGAACATGAACGGCAAACAACGATGGACTTTCACCATCAACTCAAAGGTGCGATCCTTGATGCGGTTGATGAAGGATTAATCGACCGAGATCCAACACGCAAGGCAATCATCAAAGGTAAAACACCGCGGGAAAAGAGACCAAAGTATCTTAACCAATTTGAGTTGCATACGTTGCTGACCCACTTAAACCTTGGATCGGCAATCAATTGGGATTGGCTAATTTTGCTGATCGCCAAAACTGGGATGCGTTTTTCCGAAGCATTAGCTTTAACACCGAAAGATTTTGATTTCACCCATCAGACGCTAACCATTAATAAAACTTGGGACTACAAAGGCGATGGAGGTTTCTTGCCGACTAAAAATCAGTCTTCGAACCGTAAAATACAACTTGACTGGCAAACGGTTATGCAATTTTCCCAGATGATCAAAGGCCTAACCGAAGATACACCTATCTTCATTCACGGAGACGGAAAGGTTTACAATTCAACAGTTAACGAAATATTGACACGCCACTGTCAAAAAGCCGGGGTGCCAAATATTTCAATACATGGTTTGCGACATACACATGCATCACTTTTGTTGTTTGCCGGGGTATCCATCGCAAGCGTAGCGCGCAGGCTCGGACATGCCAGTATGACAACCACCCAGAAAACATATCTTCACATCATTCAAGAACTTGAAAATAAAGATGTAGATTTGGTCATGCGGTCGTTATCTGTGTTGGGATGA
- a CDS encoding restriction endonuclease subunit S yields the protein MGDIFKVTRGQVLAATETSENKTDEMPYPVYSSQTKNNGLMGYYKDYLFDTAITWTTDGANAGTVNYRGGKFYSTNVNGVLLSEEGYTNKAVAEALNSVAWKYVSRVGNPKLMNNTMGDIVISLPLAIEEQNEISGFLDSIDNLITLHQRKEIDPNKKGDE from the coding sequence ATTGGAGATATTTTCAAAGTCACACGCGGTCAAGTACTAGCGGCAACTGAAACAAGCGAAAATAAAACGGATGAAATGCCGTATCCAGTTTATTCATCCCAAACTAAAAATAATGGATTAATGGGTTATTACAAAGATTATTTATTCGACACAGCAATTACATGGACAACTGATGGAGCTAATGCGGGAACGGTAAATTATCGTGGCGGAAAGTTTTATAGTACAAACGTTAATGGCGTTTTACTTTCTGAAGAAGGATATACCAATAAGGCTGTTGCAGAAGCATTGAATAGCGTTGCATGGAAATATGTATCAAGAGTTGGGAATCCCAAGTTGATGAATAACACTATGGGCGATATCGTCATTTCATTACCATTAGCTATAGAAGAACAAAATGAAATTTCTGGATTCCTTGATAGTATCGACAACCTCATCACCCTTCATCAGCGTAAGGAAATCGACCCCAATAAAAAAGGGGATGAATGA
- a CDS encoding type I restriction-modification system subunit M translates to MSNNLQTITSKLWAMANELRGTMDAAEYKNYILAFMFYRYLSEHQEQYLVENNVLDIASDQSINKAYLEQAVGGDLADYLEDISSSLGYAIAPNDTWESLINKINDAQVIPSDYQTIFDNFNKNAELNKEAVKDFRGVFNDINLGDSRLGSSTNERAKSLNNIVKLVDGIEYKGDDGKDILGEIYEYLIGQFAASAGKKGGEFYTPHQVSKVLAKIVTHGVEKTDEFFNVYDPTMGSGSLLLTVGQELPDGIPMKYFGQELNTTTYNLARMNLMMHGVSYNNMTVNNANTLESDWPDGPDAKGIDHPRSFDAVVANPPYSAKWDNDETKLKDPRFSDYGRLAPASKADYAFILHSIYHLNNTGTMAIVLPHGVLFRGAAEGKIRQTLIEKNYLDTVIGLPGNLFFGTSIPTTILVFKKNRKTKDVLFIDASNEFVKSKNQNSLSDDNIEKIISTFKERKDVDKYAHVASIEEIKENEFNLNIPRYVDTFEEEEPIDLVEVMKQLEQDNQEIAELEAKINEQLKVLGVQI, encoded by the coding sequence ATGAGTAATAACCTCCAAACAATCACCAGTAAACTTTGGGCGATGGCAAACGAACTGCGTGGAACAATGGACGCAGCAGAATACAAGAACTATATTTTAGCATTTATGTTTTATCGCTATTTGTCAGAGCACCAAGAACAATATTTAGTTGAAAATAATGTTCTTGATATAGCAAGTGATCAGTCAATTAACAAGGCTTATCTTGAACAAGCTGTAGGAGGAGATTTAGCCGACTACTTAGAAGATATTTCATCAAGTTTAGGGTATGCGATTGCGCCAAACGATACATGGGAATCTTTGATTAACAAAATTAACGATGCACAAGTAATCCCAAGTGACTATCAAACAATCTTTGATAATTTTAATAAAAATGCTGAGCTGAACAAGGAAGCCGTGAAAGACTTCCGTGGTGTTTTTAACGACATTAACCTAGGGGATTCCCGTCTTGGAAGTTCGACCAACGAACGTGCCAAATCTCTGAACAACATCGTGAAATTGGTTGATGGAATCGAATACAAGGGTGATGACGGGAAAGATATTCTCGGTGAAATCTATGAATACTTAATTGGTCAATTTGCAGCAAGTGCTGGTAAAAAAGGGGGAGAGTTTTACACACCGCATCAAGTTAGTAAGGTACTGGCTAAAATAGTCACTCATGGTGTTGAAAAGACCGACGAATTCTTCAACGTATATGACCCAACAATGGGATCTGGTTCGCTTCTTTTAACTGTTGGACAAGAATTGCCCGACGGCATACCGATGAAATATTTTGGTCAAGAATTAAATACGACAACGTATAATTTGGCTCGTATGAATCTTATGATGCACGGTGTTTCTTATAATAATATGACCGTGAACAATGCGAATACTTTAGAAAGCGATTGGCCAGATGGACCAGATGCAAAAGGAATCGATCATCCACGTTCATTTGACGCGGTAGTTGCTAACCCTCCATATTCTGCAAAGTGGGATAATGACGAAACAAAACTAAAGGACCCGCGTTTTAGTGATTATGGAAGATTGGCACCTGCTTCTAAAGCGGATTATGCTTTCATCTTACATAGCATCTATCATTTGAACAATACTGGGACAATGGCGATTGTTTTGCCGCATGGGGTCTTATTCCGAGGTGCAGCCGAGGGTAAAATTCGCCAAACATTGATTGAGAAAAATTATCTTGATACGGTTATTGGATTACCCGGCAACTTATTCTTTGGTACGAGTATTCCAACGACAATTTTAGTCTTTAAGAAAAATCGTAAAACAAAAGATGTATTGTTTATTGATGCAAGTAATGAATTTGTAAAAAGTAAAAACCAAAATAGCTTAAGTGATGACAATATAGAAAAAATCATTTCGACGTTTAAAGAGCGAAAAGATGTTGATAAATACGCTCACGTGGCTTCTATAGAAGAGATCAAGGAAAATGAGTTTAACTTAAACATTCCTCGTTATGTTGATACGTTTGAAGAAGAAGAACCGATTGATTTGGTTGAAGTGATGAAGCAGCTTGAGCAAGATAATCAAGAAATAGCTGAACTTGAAGCCAAGATTAATGAGCAATTGAAGGTTTTAGGTGTGCAAATATAA
- the fic gene encoding protein adenylyltransferase Fic gives MVLENKLGITDSSELARVEEKVSKKKALEMFESGLLDTFEAGTFKTLSEIHNCLFGDIYGFAGKIRDVNIAKGSFRFAPVMYLKVALENVEKMPQTTFDEIIEKYVEMNVAHPFREGNGRSARIWLDNILKKEVRQVVDWSKVDKEDYLLAMERSPIKDVEIKVLLKAALTDKINDREVYMKGIDASYHYEGYYEYKAENL, from the coding sequence ATGGTTCTAGAAAACAAGTTAGGGATTACCGATTCCTCTGAGCTTGCGCGTGTTGAGGAAAAAGTCAGCAAGAAAAAAGCCCTTGAAATGTTTGAATCGGGTTTGTTAGACACATTTGAGGCCGGAACATTTAAGACATTATCGGAAATTCACAACTGTCTATTCGGAGATATTTATGGCTTTGCCGGAAAAATACGCGATGTGAATATTGCGAAGGGTAGTTTCCGTTTCGCGCCCGTTATGTACCTCAAGGTTGCACTTGAAAATGTCGAAAAAATGCCGCAAACAACCTTTGATGAGATCATAGAGAAATATGTTGAGATGAATGTGGCACATCCATTTAGAGAAGGCAATGGAAGAAGCGCAAGAATATGGCTTGACAACATATTGAAAAAGGAAGTAAGACAGGTTGTCGATTGGAGTAAAGTCGATAAAGAAGATTACCTTCTTGCAATGGAAAGAAGCCCAATTAAGGACGTCGAGATTAAGGTTCTTCTCAAAGCAGCTCTTACGGATAAGATTAATGACCGTGAAGTTTATATGAAAGGCATCGACGCAAGTTATCATTATGAAGGGTATTACGAATATAAAGCAGAAAATCTCTAA
- a CDS encoding restriction endonuclease subunit S, translated as MNKNNIPKVRFPGFVDDWEQRKLGDLCDEFQSGKNIKSDEIRDDDRYPVFGGNGHRGYTNIYSHDGLYALIGRQGALCGNMNISYGKAYFTEHAVAVKANKNNETRFLFYLLGKMNLGQYSGQSAQPGLAVNKLKELSAFIPTLEEQSQIATFFKTLDHLITLHQRKLNHLQNQKKSLLQKMFPKDGADVPEIRFPGFTDAWEQRRMGELAPLRGGFAFKSGEFQEDGIPIVRISNILRSGEVGGEFTYYPEQEKDDNYLLPDKSAVLAMSGATTGKVSILYNPNGGKVYQNQRVGYFTKTEVTDYGFVSTITRSQMFIEQLGAMLVAGAQPNISSKDIDTMTFYVPTIIEEQTKIGNFFKQLDETITLHQRKLDHLQEQKKSLLQQMFI; from the coding sequence ATGAATAAGAATAATATACCGAAAGTAAGGTTTCCTGGGTTCGTGGATGATTGGGAACAGCGGAAGTTGGGTGATCTATGTGATGAGTTCCAAAGTGGAAAGAATATAAAATCGGATGAGATTAGGGATGATGATAGATACCCTGTGTTTGGTGGTAATGGACATCGTGGATACACAAATATTTATAGTCATGATGGATTATATGCACTTATCGGAAGACAAGGCGCACTATGTGGAAACATGAATATCTCTTATGGAAAGGCCTATTTTACAGAACATGCTGTTGCCGTTAAAGCTAATAAAAACAATGAAACAAGATTTTTATTTTATCTCTTAGGAAAGATGAATCTTGGACAATATTCGGGTCAATCTGCACAGCCGGGATTAGCAGTTAATAAACTTAAAGAACTGTCTGCCTTTATTCCAACTTTAGAAGAGCAAAGCCAAATTGCTACTTTCTTTAAAACCTTGGACCATCTCATCACCCTTCATCAGCGTAAGTTAAATCATTTGCAAAATCAGAAGAAAAGTTTGCTTCAAAAAATGTTCCCGAAAGATGGAGCAGATGTCCCGGAAATTCGTTTCCCAGGATTCACTGACGCTTGGGAACAGCGTAGGATGGGGGAATTAGCTCCATTGCGGGGGGGATTCGCTTTTAAAAGTGGTGAATTTCAAGAAGATGGAATCCCAATTGTTCGTATTTCTAATATTCTTAGGTCTGGCGAAGTGGGCGGAGAATTCACCTATTATCCTGAGCAGGAGAAAGATGATAACTATCTATTACCTGATAAAAGTGCCGTGCTAGCTATGTCTGGTGCGACAACAGGCAAAGTTTCAATCCTCTACAATCCTAATGGTGGCAAGGTTTATCAAAATCAGCGTGTTGGTTATTTCACAAAAACAGAAGTCACTGATTACGGGTTTGTTTCAACTATTACTCGCTCACAGATGTTTATTGAACAGTTGGGAGCAATGCTCGTTGCTGGAGCACAACCGAACATATCATCAAAAGATATAGATACGATGACTTTCTACGTGCCGACAATCATAGAAGAACAAACCAAAATCGGTAACTTCTTTAAACAGTTAGATGAAACTATCACCCTTCATCAGCGTAAGTTAGATCACTTACAAGAACAGAAGAAATCATTGTTGCAACAGATGTTTATTTGA